A single region of the Massilia sp. erpn genome encodes:
- a CDS encoding C39 family peptidase — protein sequence MKNSLSRLIVGASLALALPAAFAQWKTLNIPLVTQEHSQWCWSGTSKAVLNFYGQNPSQCQIVNWAFGLNYACGNSNFNWNSPANQPNSMYGSNGSVQNILRNWGVQNTAYSVASSWSSVVSDINGNRPFVIRYGWTSGGGHIMVGRGYETINGVNYVYIMNPWPGEGQTSRTYASAVQASDHKWTHTQRMNQ from the coding sequence ATGAAAAATTCTTTGAGCCGTCTGATCGTCGGCGCGAGCCTGGCCCTGGCCCTGCCGGCCGCCTTCGCCCAATGGAAAACCCTGAATATACCGCTCGTAACGCAGGAACACAGCCAATGGTGCTGGTCCGGCACCAGCAAGGCCGTGCTGAATTTCTATGGCCAGAATCCCAGTCAGTGCCAGATCGTCAACTGGGCTTTCGGGCTGAACTATGCCTGCGGCAACAGCAACTTCAACTGGAATAGCCCGGCCAACCAGCCCAACAGTATGTATGGCTCGAACGGCAGCGTGCAGAACATCCTGAGGAATTGGGGGGTGCAGAACACTGCGTATAGCGTGGCCTCGTCCTGGAGCTCGGTGGTGTCGGACATCAACGGCAACCGGCCCTTCGTGATCCGCTATGGCTGGACCAGCGGCGGCGGCCACATCATGGTGGGGCGCGGCTATGAGACGATCAATGGCGTGAACTACGTCTACATCATGAATCCCTGGCCCGGCGAAGGCCAGACTTCACGCACGTATGCCTCGGCGGTGCAGGCGTCCGACCACAAGTGGACGCATACCCAGCGCATGAACCAATAG